The following nucleotide sequence is from Apium graveolens cultivar Ventura chromosome 4, ASM990537v1, whole genome shotgun sequence.
AGTCCCTTTGTTATGAAATATTCACTGTCAGTCTGTCATGTATGACAGGTATGTTGTAAAACCTTacagaaaaaaagaagaaaaaagacacctacatttttttTGCAGAGAATTTGTACTACTatattttttgtttttcttttcctcttctaaaactcaaggtaaactagccattatataggttttacaaacatattaaaactaactactactaaaactaaccactactaattaatgggtaaattacatgtccataatttactccactaccccactactaaacaattctaaaataatatttttctctaataattaatctattgctaaatatctaaaatatctaataattaaataaagaaataattaataactaaatttaaaattattccaacattcacccccataatcttaaatttatGGAGCACTTTCTCTTGGCCTGTGATGCATTTCTCACcaccatcaattttgatgcactTTCTCTCCAAAAACACTTTGAAGCACTTCTCTCCAAAAACACTTTGAAGCACTTTCTCTCCACAACTCTAAATGAGTTGTTCTCCCTCGATCAACTGTGTCATCCTTTCTTCATCATTCTAAAATCTACAATTCTTTGCTAGATGCCCATATTTTTTTTTGCATTTGTAGATGCCATGGAAAATATtaaggataatatatatatatgtatatgtgtaatTTTATAAGAGTTTTATAAGACCGAGATCATATgactctgataccaatgttgtAAAACCTTACAGAAAAAagaagacacctacattttttttgcagagaacttgtactgctatatttcttgtttttcttttactcttctaaaactcaaggtaaactagccattatatagactttacaaacatattaaaactaactactactaaaactaaccactactaattaatgggtaaattacatgtccataatttacttcataactccactaccccactactaaacaattttaaaataatatttttctcaaataattaatctattactaaatatctaaaatatctaataattaaataaataaataattaataactaaatttaagattattccaacaagTAAGCTATAGTTTAAGTTATATACACGTCTTGAAATGGTAAGACGCCATGACTAACTTTTTCTTATGCTATTGTGCTGAAATGCTTTGCCTGTGTATAAATGTGGCTGATAAAGTGTTAACATTTCTATGTACAGATAACAGATAGAACAAGTCACGTCCCAGAAACCAGAAGTGAATAACCATTTGACTTACATGGAATAATTATTATGACTATCGTTTTCAGAAATCCATTGTAATTATTCGCCTGACTCGCATACAAAGATAAAAGAGCTCTGCATTAAACAATTGTTGAAAAAATCAAATATCTCCGCTTAAAATGAAGTCataaaaatttacaaaattttccAGTAGAACATCATTCATATATGGCTCCACTTCATAACTAGTACTTGGCTTAATATTGTTAGTCAAACTGTGCGAGTACAATGTAACCTACTCCATCAACATGAGCTCAATCACATCACAAGTTTTTAAACAAAACATTATAGCAACAAAGGCCCAAGTCACAGCAATCTCAGTTTCACTGAAAAGAACCCTCAACCTAATAACCAGCCAAGTACGAACACTCAACTTAACAAGCAGCCAAGTACAATCTCAATCTTACTGAAACGAGCCGCTACCTAAGAATCTTACTGAAAAGTTTTGTTTGGCACAAGAGGACATTGTCACCTTCTTGGAGGAGTCATGTTGAGGGTTCAGAAGAGGTGTCAAAGGACCACACATGGACATGACCACATGTGGCCTCGTCCCTGAAGAGGCGGGCTCCCATCCCGATGGTGACCGGCATCATGGAAGCTTCTGAATATTGGACCAGCCTCTAGCTCTTCATCAGAAAGATGTATGTGATCCAATTGGTGAACCTGGTCTGTAACATAAAAAGAATTAGAATTCAACTTTATTGCAGAAAAGTCCAACAGTCATTACGGAAACAAATCAGTTCACCTGGGAGCACTTTAGGTACAGAAGATGTACTCAGATCCTGGGAACACTGGGAACCACTCTCTGTGACCTCTGTCTCTTTTCCAGTCTCTTTGTTGATCTTTGGTAGACGCATATTCTCTTCAGCTGGCAGATTATTAGCGTATATCTCAACAGTTTTGGAAGGCGCAGAACTACCCAACTCCTGGGAAACCTGGGAGCCACTCTCTGCCGGCTCTTTTCCAGTGTTCTTGTTTTTTTCTGGTAGCAGCGGCAACTCCTTCTGAGGCGTAATATCTGGAGGACTTGTGCAATGCTTAACAGTTCTGTTCTGCACAGAGGAAATGGCCAACTCCTGGGAGCCGTGAGAACTACTCACTGTCTTTCTTGTAGTACTGTCGTTTGTGTGTGACACTGCTGGAAACTCCTTGGACTTGAGATCTGGAGGACGTGTGCAATTCTTAACAGATTTTTCCGGCACAGAGAAAATGGTGAACACCTGGGAGCCAGGGGAGCTATTCTCTGTTTTTCTTCCATTATTTGTTTTTCTGTTTGGCACCCGCACAAACTCTTCAGTAGAATTAAGATTTGTAGGACTTGTGGATTGCTTAACAGTTTTGTTCGGCATAGAGGAAATAGTCGACTCCCGGGAGCCATGGGAGCTATGATGAGGGTTCAGAAGAGGCGGGCTCCCATCCTCATGGAGACTGATACGACGGAAACTTCCGAAGAATATACCAGCAGCCTCTAGCTCTTTATCAAAAGGGCGTATGTGATCCATTTGTGAAACCTGGTCTGTAACATAAGAAGAATTAGAATTCAACTTCATTTTAGAGGAAATACTTAACTCCCGGGAGCCATGGGAGTTATGGCGAGGGTTCAGAAGACGTGGGCTCCCATCCTCATGGAGACTGATACGACGGAAGCTTCCGAATAATATACCAGCAGCCTCTAGCTCTTTGTCAGAAGGGTGTATCTGATCCATTTGTGGAACCTGGTCTGTAACATAAGAAGAGTTAGAGTTCAACTCCATTGCAGAAAAGTCAAACAGTAATCACAGCAAAAATCAGTTCACCTGGGAGAACTGTAGGCACAAAGGATGTACTTAGATCCTGGGAACACTGGGAGGCATGGGAGCTACTCTCTGTTTTTCTTCCagtattttcttttgtttttggCACCGGCATAAACTCCGTCTCGTCTACAATATCTTTAAATACTTGCAGACGTCGATACTTAGGGTACAGAAGAGACGGTCTCCCATCCGGACGGAGAAGGCTATTGTATAAGCTTTCAAAAGTTAGACCAGCCTCTTTCTCATTAGCAGAAGGGTCTATGTCATCCAATTCTGGTACCCACTCTGTTAAATAAGAAAAGTTAGATTTTATCTTCAATGCCCGAAAGTCAATTCAAACAGTCATCATAGAAACTATCAGTTCACCTGGGAGCACTTGAGGAACCGAGGATGTAGTTAAATCCTGGGAACACTGGGAGCCAATCTCTGCAAACTCTATCTCTTTGTTGATTTCTGGTTGAGCCAAATTTCTCGCAGCTGGCAGATCACTAGCACTTATCTCGAATGGTACCAAAGGCACAGAGGTTTTAGCCAATTTCTGGGAACACTGGGAGCCAC
It contains:
- the LOC141716833 gene encoding uncharacterized protein LOC141716833, whose amino-acid sequence is MGRGSRKKKQAIKDEIQLHKKFKQKWQVKQKELNSNRDAKMESGSQCSQKLAKTSVPLVPFEISASDLPAARNLAQPEINKEIEFAEIGSQCSQDLTTSSVPQVLPEWVPELDDIDPSANEKEAGLTFESLYNSLLRPDGRPSLLYPKYRRLQVFKDIVDETEFMPVPKTKENTGRKTESSSHASQCSQDLSTSFVPTVLPDQVPQMDQIHPSDKELEAAGILFGSFRRISLHEDGSPRLLNPRHNSHGSRELSISSKMKLNSNSSYVTDQVSQMDHIRPFDKELEAAGIFFGSFRRISLHEDGSPPLLNPHHSSHGSRESTISSMPNKTVKQSTSPTNLNSTEEFVRVPNRKTNNGRKTENSSPGSQVFTIFSVPEKSVKNCTRPPDLKSKEFPAVSHTNDSTTRKTVSSSHGSQELAISSVQNRTVKHCTSPPDITPQKELPLLPEKNKNTGKEPAESGSQVSQELGSSAPSKTVEIYANNLPAEENMRLPKINKETGKETEVTESGSQCSQDLSTSSVPKVLPDQVHQLDHIHLSDEELEAGPIFRSFHDAGHHRDGSPPLQGRGHMWSCPCVVL